In the genome of Marinomonas sp. IMCC 4694, the window AGTTACCAAAAATCAACGCTTGATAATGACCGTACTACGGCAAGTAAGTTAACTTACAGGTTGCCTGCATTGTCAGGTAGAGTAGGTTTTGGAACGGGTTTTGTGACATCAGAACGTGACACTAATAAGCGTAATATATGGGTCGATTATGAGTTCCGCTTTTAGTCTGTTATTCCCCCAAACGCTTGAAATATTTTTTTGAATTGACGATAGAACCTACAGCATGCGAATGAACAAAATACTGATAACCACATTGATGATGATAACCGGCAATGTCTTTGCCTTTACGCCGTCAGCGGCTCAAATTAGTCAATTCCAAAGTCTACCTAAAGCGCAACAAGAGGCTCTAGCCCGTCAATATGGCGTCGATTTAAGTACGCTAACGGGAGCAGGGAGCAACGTTGTAGTTGAGGCCGCCCAAGCACCGGTATTAGAACCAACCGCCAAAAAATCCACCATTACGGTGCCCCCGGTCCACACCGCTAGTCCTTTTCCTCAGTTTGGCTACGATGTGTTTAACAACAACAGTTTAGGCCTCACCGTGGTGGATGACTTGCCGGTTCCTTTGGACTATCAAGTGGGTCCTGGAGATGTTATTAGCCTGCAAACTTTTGGTAAAACCAGCCAGACTCTCTTGCTTACTATCGATCGCGAAGGGGCGATCAATCTGCCTGATATTGGCCCTGTGGCCGTAGCGGGGCAAACTTTTGGTCAATTAAGAGAGCAGTTGATCAACGTCATCAAGAAAAAAACCATCGGCGTAGACGTGTCAGTGTCTATGGGCGCCATGCGAACCATGCAAATTTACATTGTTGGTGAAGCCGTGCAACCCGGTGCCTACAACGTGAATGGTCTCACCACCATCACTCAGGCCCTCATCGCCAGTGGCGGCGTAAAACAAAGCGGTAGCTTGCGCCATATTAAACTTATGCGTAAAGGTGAGGTCGTCTCTGTTTTTGATCTCTACGATTTACTGATCAAGGGTGACACCCGCAAAGACATCCGCTTATTGGCTGGCGATACCTTGCTGATCCCGTTGCGCGATAATCAAGTGACCATAGAGGGGCAAGTCGCACGTCCTGCAGTTTATGAAATGAATGGCCAAACCTCATTGGCTCAGCTGCTGTCGTTAGCGGGTGGCGCCAAACCACAGGCGTATTTGTCGAAAGTCAATGTGCGCAGAATCAGTGAGGCGGGTGTTGAGCTGACTTCACTGGATTTAGCCACACCTCAAGGCCGAGCCTTTGTGGTAAAAAATGGCGATGAAGTGACCGTAACGACGGCCTCTATGACTTTAAAGAACATTATCGCAGTTCGAGGCGAAGTCGTCAGACAAGGCGCAACGAACTTCCAGCTCGGCATGAAAATTAACGATGTGATTGGCTCGATTGAAGACGGTTTAAAACAAACCGCCGATTTAAACTATGCTTTATTAGTGCGTGAAATAAACGCCAATCAAGACATTGAAGTCTATCAATTCAGCTTATTAGAGGCCCTTAAGGCGCCAGCGTCACCGGCAAATTTATTATTGCAAGAAAAAGATCAAATCTTTGTTTTTGATAACGGCTTAGCCCAAGATTACTGGTTTGGTTCTTATACAAACGGCAAGGCGCAATCTGCTTCTACTTCGCAGCCGGTCACGCAAGAAATACTAGACACAGAAACAGGGGCCGTAGTCGAAACCAGTGAACCGGCTCCTTTGGCCATTGCGGGCACAGAGCGCACGACCAATGCTACAGAGCTGCGCAAAGCCAGCCGTGAGGCCTTATTAAGGCCGATTATAGAGCGCCTAAAAGAGCAAGCGGGTTATGGTCGTACCGCGAAGCTGATAGAAATCTCCGGTGCCGTCAAATTCCCAGGAGTCTATCCACTTGCTAACAACACCACGGTCTCTACTTTGTTGGCGGCCGCAGGAGGTTTAACAGAGCAGGCTTACCTGGCGTCTGCTGAACTAACCCGCCGTGTGACCCAAAGTGACCGTTCGACACTTGATCGCATCAATTTTTCATTACAAGACGCTATTAACGGAAGCGCACCGATTAAATTAGCGGCCCAAGACACGCTTATCATTAAATCACAACCAGGCTGGCAAGAAGGCATGGTGGTGGAATTACAAGGTGAATTCATGTTTCCCGGTGTTTACACCTTTAAACGCGGTGAGACTTTAAAAGATGTCATCTTGCGTGCCGGTGGATTTACTGAATTTGCCTATCTTGACGGTGCTGTTTTCAGCCGAGAGCGCCTCAAGCGCCAAGAAGCAGAGCGCCTGAGGTTTCTTAATGCCCAGTTAAAACAAGAGATCAGCAGCTTGGCGCTGCGCCGACAAAACGCGGCAGCGTCTTACACGACAGACCCAACGCAAGCGATTGCTATAGTGGACCAGCTTGACAATGCCCAACCGATAGGACGCCTGGTGGTCGATATTAATGCCGCTATGGCAAACGAAAATCTCGCCAATCTCATGTTAGAAAAAGACGATAAACTGTATGTACCTGCGTTAAATCCCGTAGTTAGCATCGTGGGAGAGGTGCAGTTTTCTTCAAACCATACTTTTCAACCAAACCTAACTGTAGAAGATTACATCGCTTCAGCGGGTGGCACAAAACGTCAAGCTGACACTGGGCGTATTTATATTGTTAAATCCAATGGCTCTGTAGAGCTCCCTAATAATTCCTTTTGGTTTAGTCGTAATTATCAGCCCCTTGAGCCCGGAGACACTATCATCGTCCCGATTAATACCGACTACCTCGATGGCCTAAGTACTTTATCGACAGCAACCCAGATACTCTATCAAATGGGCGTAGCCTGGAGTGCGATTAAAAACTGATGACACCATCAGCACAGATCGCTCTGTTAATATGACCCATGCCGAGAAAAAAAGCGAAAAATGACAATGAATGAGAACTACCAATGAACGAGAACTACCAACTAGCGTCACCACATTACCAACAACAAGACGACGAAATAGACTTAAAAGAACTTTTTATTGCGCTCTGGAAAGGCAAGTGGAC includes:
- a CDS encoding SLBB domain-containing protein; the protein is MRMNKILITTLMMITGNVFAFTPSAAQISQFQSLPKAQQEALARQYGVDLSTLTGAGSNVVVEAAQAPVLEPTAKKSTITVPPVHTASPFPQFGYDVFNNNSLGLTVVDDLPVPLDYQVGPGDVISLQTFGKTSQTLLLTIDREGAINLPDIGPVAVAGQTFGQLREQLINVIKKKTIGVDVSVSMGAMRTMQIYIVGEAVQPGAYNVNGLTTITQALIASGGVKQSGSLRHIKLMRKGEVVSVFDLYDLLIKGDTRKDIRLLAGDTLLIPLRDNQVTIEGQVARPAVYEMNGQTSLAQLLSLAGGAKPQAYLSKVNVRRISEAGVELTSLDLATPQGRAFVVKNGDEVTVTTASMTLKNIIAVRGEVVRQGATNFQLGMKINDVIGSIEDGLKQTADLNYALLVREINANQDIEVYQFSLLEALKAPASPANLLLQEKDQIFVFDNGLAQDYWFGSYTNGKAQSASTSQPVTQEILDTETGAVVETSEPAPLAIAGTERTTNATELRKASREALLRPIIERLKEQAGYGRTAKLIEISGAVKFPGVYPLANNTTVSTLLAAAGGLTEQAYLASAELTRRVTQSDRSTLDRINFSLQDAINGSAPIKLAAQDTLIIKSQPGWQEGMVVELQGEFMFPGVYTFKRGETLKDVILRAGGFTEFAYLDGAVFSRERLKRQEAERLRFLNAQLKQEISSLALRRQNAAASYTTDPTQAIAIVDQLDNAQPIGRLVVDINAAMANENLANLMLEKDDKLYVPALNPVVSIVGEVQFSSNHTFQPNLTVEDYIASAGGTKRQADTGRIYIVKSNGSVELPNNSFWFSRNYQPLEPGDTIIVPINTDYLDGLSTLSTATQILYQMGVAWSAIKN